From a single Leishmania major strain Friedlin complete genome, chromosome 27 genomic region:
- a CDS encoding conserved hypothetical protein (previous protein_id=AAZ09773.1), with protein MHFVAGGAARRVGRVSDDEYETSSYEETESSDLLSDNSEDYVPLTFEYISSNPKRRAGAPAYSKAPLGVLEEKEQQESLSSDAPLEVFLERSRTRRHCGPGAKDSNRVEVKSSVGSHHKDEDGTSSTFSGALPIAFERRKKTRNIGKVKQSTYEVLDAELSVSLPDEDEAPLNAQLIYTLIKRLRNPSDEVSLEAFDFVDFSDENFKEELGPLKQIKALLEEKASNPMMENVKHDHAVKEAVQSLPPDNAIAAKVKAIKSCQIRPSKPRIRLYRGGEAELKKAEAIADLVRRLKDPNTEVPLRAFEEVDWSNRDFDMILALLQPIRAYMEAKEVAKEKPVEGTMSDASVLDNKIKEAIMSLPSEEAVAATMRVVKNRAMSSSPSNGDAIRHLVARLKESGQTVKRCEFDKLDWNDRNFSRELEPLQQIRACMEAMEALEQKPGENVMATRPALDEQIKVAIMSLPPEKVISVKTQMLKMYERASTTAQGSQRVKVTKLSAPAGTKKKLKDSFIMSNPSKKSKAKEGSLSASSSQVMQVGARVMSLKQPKYAAKESTALSAPAKKVRRSRIRGDRSVSISKVDDDTPPGEIIDDNQKLPESRELPLSEAGATSQCLSRMPSRPAGTKKPERRTRNYRQVNISFSSVPTGEPGVIQEENELVGTKRKASRRRAPHKLCRSLSITSLPDLEADELLEEPSPLNTRGVAPAPLAPARKAKPRRLRTKVPGNNAQFDQPSNEVASDLDDNHTALRGKAHSVTKKKRRPRVNNKSCSFLEVYLDEVCEIHDESAAELKGAELHHDASPPKRTQKLVRRRRPAGEGNGHALDYSKPEMGEAGKLDDAQHSNAATAKRRRVNVHRPRSAHTSLIGELQSGEIVERPDETHILYTSSPASTPIPEEASARRVNRQALPARAQKMSCMTCDFSSTARKRRQRLHMSKELSVSAIPENLVGEIVENAPDLLAATASVSGSFSNARLSKVHTGSARRLPLLKGSGRGSLRYADPPNSSLRSSAKSRKEVIMPNVDASFIPDTVSSSPTPPSSALRRSAEAAPHVTMVAAKLCDDIQCIPSV; from the coding sequence ATGCACTTCGtggctggcggtgctgctcgacgtGTGGGACGAGTCAGTGATGATGAATACGAGACGTCATCCTACGAGGAGACGGAGTCATCGGACTTGCTCTCGGACAATAGCGAAGATTACGTTCCGTTGACATTCGAGTATATCAGCAGCAACCCCAAACGCCGTGCTGGCGCACCAGCTTACTCGAAAGCTCCATTGGGTgtgctggaggagaaagagCAGCAGGAAAGCCTTTCCTCAGATGCACCACTTGAGGTTTTTCTTGAGCGTAGCCGCACACGCCGGCACTGCGGCCCTGGCGCCAAGGACTCGAATCGGGTTGAGGTGAAGTCTTCCGTTGGTAGTCACCACAAAGATGAGGATGGTACTTCCTCGACGTTTTCCGGTGCTCTTCCGATCGCGTTTGAGCGACGAAAGAAGACTCGCAATATCGGAAAGGTAAAGCAATCTACATACGAGGTATTGGATGCCGAGTTGTCCGTCTCGCTCCCCGATGAAGATGAAGCCCCGTTGAATGCTCAGCTCATCTACACGTTGATTAAGCGCTTGCGCAACCCTTCGGATGAGGTTTCCTTGGAGGCGTTCGACTTCGTCGACTTCAGCGATGAGAACTTCAAAGAGGAACTTGGACCACTCAAGCAAATCAAGGCGCTCCTCGAGGAGAAGGCGAGCAATCCCATGATGGAAAACGTGAAGCACGACCATGCGGTCAAGGAGGCTGTTCAGTCTCTTCCACCGGATAATGCTATCGCCGCTAAGGTGAAGGCTATCAAGAGTTGCCAAATTAGACCATCGAAACCGAGGATTCGGTTGTACAGAGGTGGGGAAGCAGAActgaagaaggcggaggcaaTTGCGGACCTCGTGCGGCGCCTGAAAGATCCCAACacggaggtgccgctgcgtgcCTTTGAAGAGGTGGACTGGAGCAATCGCGATTTCGACATGATACTCGCTTTGCTGCAGCCGATCCGTGCGTACATGGAGGCGAAGGAAGTGGCCAAGGAGAAGCCTGTTGAGGGCACGATGAGTGACGCATCTGTGTTGGATAACAAGATCAAGGAGGCGATAATGTCGCTACCCTCAGAGGAGGCTGTCGCCGCGACGATGCGCGTAGTGAAGAACCGCGCCATGTCGAGCAGCCCATCCAACGGCGATGCTATTCGTCACTTGGTAGCACGCTTGAAGGAATCAGGACAGACTGTGAAGCGGTGCGAGTTTGACAAGCTGGACTGGAATGACCGCAACTTCAGTCGTGAACTGGAACCACTGCAGCAGATTCGTGCGTGCAtggaggcgatggaggcTCTCGAACAGAAGCCGGGCGAGAATGTGATGGCTACTCGACCGGCGCTGGATGAGCAGATCAAGGTGGCTATTATGTCGCTGCCACCTGAAAAGGTGATTTCTGTAAAAACGCAGATGCTGAAGATGTATGAGAGGGCCTCCACAACAGCTCAAGGCTCGCAGAGAGTGAAGGTCACAAAGCTGTCTGCTCCAGCTGGGACGAAGAAGAAACTGAAGGACAGTTTCATAATGTCGAACCCGAGCAAAAAGTCGAAGGCAAAGGAGGGCAGCCTGTCGGCCTCGAGCAGCCAGGTCATGCAAGTAGGCGCGAGGGTAATGTCGTTGAAGCAGCCAAAGTACGCCGCAAAGGAGAGCACTGCCCTGTCGGCCCCTGCGAAGAAAGTGCGTCGCTCGCGAATCCGGGGTGACCGCAGTGTTTCGATCTCAAAGGTGGATGATGACACTCCTCCCGGTGAGATCATCGACGATAATCAGAAGCTCCCAGAGAGCCGCGAATTGCCACTCTCGGAGGCTGGCGCAACGTCGCAATGCCTTTCGCGCATGCCATCCCGTCCTGCCGGGACGAAGAAGCCTGAGCGGCGCACCCGAAACTACCGACAGGTCAACATCTCGTTTAGTAGCGTTCCCACGGGGGAGCCTGGCGTGATTCAAGAAGAGAACGAGTTAGTAGGCACCAAGCGCAAGGCCAGTCGCCGACGCGCACCTCACAAACTCTGCCGCAGCCTCTCCATCACTAGCCTCCCCGATCTGGAAGCTGACGAGTTGCTGGAGGAGCCCTCGCCATTGAATACGAGAGGTGTGGCACCGGCCCCTCTGGCGCCTGCCAGGAAAGCAAAGCCGCGGCGGTTGCGTACCAAGGTCCCCGGCAACAACGCCCAGTTTGATCAGCCCTCGAACGAGGTGGCCAGTGATCTGGACGACAACCACACCGCTCTTCGGGGCAAGGCACACTCCGTcacgaagaagaagcgccGTCCGAGGGTGAACAACAAGTCGTGCAGTTTCCTGGAGGTGTACCTGGACGAGGTGTGTGAGATTCACGATGAGAGTGCCGCTGAGCTAAAGGGCGCCGAGCTTCACCACGATGCCTCGCCACCTAAGAGGACGCAAAAGCTCGTGCGTCGACGCAGGCCTGCTGGCGAGGGTAACGGGCATGCTCTGGACTACAGCAAACCAGAGATGGGAGAGGCCGGCAAGCTTGACGATGCTCAACACTCCAAcgctgcgacggcgaagcGACGGCGGGTGAATGTGCATCGCCcccgcagcgcacacacctcGCTGATCGGTGAGCTGCAGAGCGGCGAGATCGTCGAGCGGCCAGATGAGACACACATCCTGTACACTTCCTCTCCTGCAAGCACCCCTATCCCTGAAGAGGCAAGTGCCAGGCGCGTCAATCGTCAGGCTCTCCCAGCCAGGGCTCAGAAGATGTCGTGCATGACGTGTGACTTCTCATCCACCGCGCGGAAGCGCCGACAGCGACTTCACATGAGCAAGGAGCTGAGTGTCTCGGCTATTCCGGAGAACCTAGTAGGTGAGATCGTCGAGAATGCACCGGATTTGCTCGCCGCAACAGCGTCTGTGAGCGGCTCTTTCTCGAATGCTCGTCTGTCAAAGGTCCACACGGGGTCAGCGAGGCGATTGCCTCTGTTGAAGGGCAGTGGGCGAGGCTCTTTGCGCTACGCCGACCCGCCAAACTCGTCTTTGAGGTCGTCTGCAAAGAGTCGTAAGGAGGTTATCATGCCGAACGTCGACGCTTCCTTTATTCCAGACACGGTCTCCAGCTCACCAACACCTCCGTCCAGCGCTCTCCGTCGGTCAGCGGAGGCAGCCCCCCACGTTACCATGGTAGCCGCCAAGCTGTGCGACGATATCCAGTGCATACCCTCAGTGTGA
- a CDS encoding hypothetical protein (previous protein_id=AAZ09774.1), producing the protein MDIISFPVRSAKPQSLFRLYVWRASNEVLIDVVNMFALLRKEHLACYSLLEIDYSAYILFSFQLYNLLYSFASLTTQHSRSIAFSHLKE; encoded by the coding sequence ATGGACATCATCTCTTTTCCTGTTAGATCTGCGAAGCCTCAGTCACTCTTCAGACTCTATGTTTGGAGAGCGAGCAACGAAGTGTTGATCGATGTTGTAAACATGTTCGCGCTTTTGCGGAAAGAGCATCTTGCATGTTATTCGCTTCTCGAAATTGATTACTCAGCATACATTCTGTTTTCCTTCCAACTCTACAATCTACTCTATTCCTTCGCTTCCCTAACCACTCAGCACTCTCGCAGTATTGCGTTTTCCCACTTGAAGGAGTAG
- a CDS encoding putative flap endonuclease-1 (FEN-1) (previous protein_id=AAZ09771.1) produces the protein MGILGLSKLLYDKSPNAIREQELKNFFGRRIAVDASMSIYQFIIAMKGFQDGQGLELTNEKGDVTSHLNGLFARTLRMIDEGIKPIYVFDGKPPKLKADELEMRRQKAAEAERAFEKAKDAGDDEMMEKMSKRTVRVSRDQIDESKKLLRLMGIPVIQAPSEAEAQCAELVKKGKAWAVGTEDMDALTFGSTVMLRHLNISDAKKRPIVEIHLDEVLQTTGLSMDQFVDLCILLGCDYVPKVPGIGPQKAWEGIQRYGSIESFLESLDTTKHPVPADFYYKEARAFFQNPEVTRAEEIDIQFSEPDEVGLIQFLVKEKLFNPDRVNKGIARLRAAFTRKTQGRLDSFFTITKVPQQTAAARAPLVGTKRPRDGKYVHVSGTLRKATSGHKKAVKK, from the coding sequence ATGGGAATCTTAGGCTTATCAAAGCTGCTCTACGACAAGTCCCCAAATGCCATCCGGGAGCAAGAGCTGAAGAACTTCTTTGGGCGTcgcatcgccgtcgacgcctcCATGAGCATTTACCAGTTCATCATTGCCATGAAGGGGTTCCAGGACGGACAGGGATTGGAGCTCACAAACGAAAAGGGTGATGTGACATCACACCTCAACGGGCTTTTTGCCAGAACTCTCCGCATGATCGATGAGGGGATCAAGCCCATCTACGTCTTTGATGGAAAGCCTCCGAAATTAAAGGCTGACGAGCTGGAGATGCGCCGCCAGAAGGCTGCTGAGGCAGAGAGGGCGTTTGAGAAAGCGAAAGATGCTGGTGATGACGAAATGATGGAGAAGATGAGTAAGCGAACGGTGCGCGTGAGTCGCGATCAGATTGACGAGAGCAAGAAGCTTCTACGGCTCATGGGGATTCCTGTGATCCAGGCGCCTTCGGAAGCCGAGGCTCAGTGTGCAGAGCTGGTGAAGAAGGGCAAGGCTTGGGCTGTGGGCACGGAGGATATGGACGCCTTGACATTTGGCTCCACAGTCATGCTCCGCCATCTGAACATCAGTGACGCCAAGAAGCGACCCATTGTGGAAATCCACCTCGACGAGGTGCTGCAAACAACGGGTCTGTCCATGGACCAGTTCGTTGATCTTTGCATTCTTCTCGGATGCGACTACGTCCCCAAGGTTCCCGGGATCGGGCCACAGAAGGCGTGGGAGGGCATTCAACGCTATGGCAGCATCGAGTCGTTTCTAGAGTCCCTTGACACTACGAAGCACCCTGTGCCTGCCGACTTTTATTACAAGGAGGCACGCGCCTTCTTCCAGAATCCGGAAGTGACTCGCGCGGAAGAGATCGACATTCAATTTTCGGAGCCAGACGAGGTTGGACTGATTCAGTTTCTTGTGAAGGAGAAGCTCTTCAACCCCGATCGTGTCAACAAGGGTATCGCGCGGCTGAGGGCTGCCTTCACCAGGAAAACGCAGGGGCGACTGGACAGTTTCTTCACGATCACCaaggtgccgcagcagacagccgctgcgcgtgcaccacTCGTTGGTACAAAGAGGCCACGCGATGGAAAATATGTGCACGTCTCCGGAACTCTACGAAAGGCAACGAGCGGCCACAAAAAAGCTGTGAAGAAGTAG
- a CDS encoding conserved hypothetical protein (previous protein_id=AAZ09772.1): MWRLHISTSLPAAPTHDGVSILIGQRSCVSSSANEAPCTVCVLAGCVQCDDPSVAEEQIESLENVLPFGIEVLGFAGGTVALTSLAAELPDLKRKELLEVVVLNGKRHLPSACRMFGAPAKKVEVLESDITFVEARCALHTYDSTLPLLISCSNALPQVVDGGSYAPLTERALSSSSKIELIQTGAVPSTLRIHVVMAPSLMSASGLYETLFRQLKAAWTARTMRLIELNSHNAHLSYCCRLECDADALDSTDTITEDEWAVVLEMMEDATGQRVSRGDVRGIKPLLQPCRKSKTSAVEAAKKSPAQLPHFLLLGMIVVVMAVVVLVR, translated from the coding sequence ATGTGGCGACTTCACATCTCCACTTCACTACCGGCGGCACCGACCCATGATGGTGTTTCGATACTCATTGGGCAGCGCTCTTgcgtctcttcctctgcaAATGAGGCACCTTGCACCGTGTGCGTGCTAGCTGGCTGTGTACAGTGCGACGATCCTAGCGTGGCCGAAGAGCAGATAGAAAGTCTGGAGAACGTACTCCCGTTCGGCATCGAGGTGTTGGGCTTTGCGGGCGGCACGGTTGCACTAACATCTCTCGCAGCGGAGCTGCCTGATTTGAAGAGGAAGGAGCTCCTCGAGGTTGTCGTGCTTAACGGAAAGAGACACCTCCCGTCCGCTTGCCGCATGTTTGGTGCGCCTGCGAAAAAAGTGGAGGTTTTGGAAAGCGATATCACCTTCGTCGAGGCTCGTTGTGCCTTGCACACGTACGACAGCACCTTGCCTTTACTGATCTCCTGCTCCAATGCACTTCCGCAAGTAGTGGACGGGGGGAGCTACGCTCCGTTGACGGAGCGTGCCCTCTCGTCTTCGAGCAAAATCGAGCTAATCCAGACTGGTGCGGTGCCGAGCACTCTTCGCATTCATGTCGTTATGGCCCCTTCGCTCATGAGCGCTAGCGGGCTTTACGAGACTCTCTTCCGCCAGCTGAAGGCGGCTTGGACGGCCAGGACCATGCGTCTCATCGAGCTCAACTCTCACAACGCTCACCTATCctactgctgccgcctcgagTGCGATGCCGACGCCCTTGACAGCACAGACACTATCACAGAGGACGAGTGGGCAGTGGTGCTAGAGATGATGGAGGATGCAACCGGACAAAGGGTCTCACGCGGTGATGTTCGCGGTATAAAACCACTCCTCCAACCCTGCAGGAAGAGCAAAACATCTGCGGTGGAGGCAGCGAAGAAGTCGCCTGCTCAGTTGCCTCACTTTCTCCTTCTCGGTATGATAGTTGTGGTCATGGCTGTTGTTGTCCTGGTGCGATGA
- the ACP gene encoding putative acyl carrier protein (previous protein_id=AAZ09775.1) has product MQRQVIRRLGNRSAFPLVAAVARSSQIRGAVRGDSGSRARVIPSFMCSLRAYSGGHHEEPSSRSGQYLLDKSDVLTRVLEVVKNFEKVDASKVTPESHFVKDLGLNSLDVVEVVFAIEQEFILDIPDHDAEKIQSIPDAVEYIAQNPMAK; this is encoded by the coding sequence atgCAGCGCCAAGTTATTCGTCGTCTGGGCAATCGCTCAGCGTTTCCCTTagtcgctgctgtggctaGGTCCTCTCAGATACGAGGTGCTGTCCGTGGCGATTCAGGATCTCGTGCTCGCGTTATCCCTTCTTTTATGTGCTCGCTGCGAGCGTACTCCGGCGGCCACCACGAGGAGCCGTCTTCCCGCAGCGGTCAGTACCTGCTTGACAAGAGCGACGTACTCACCCGTGTCTTGGAGGTAGTGAAGAACTTTGAGAAGGTCGATGCCTCCAAGGTGACCCCTGAGTCACACTTTGTGAAGGATCTGGGTTTGAACTCTCTCGATGTAGTGGAAGTTGTGTTTGCCATCGAACAAGAATTCATTCTAGACATCCCGGATCACGATGCGGAGAAAATCCAGTCTATTCCCGACGCCGTCGAATACATTGCACAAAACCCCATGGCCAAGTAA
- a CDS encoding putative methylmalonyl-coenzyme a mutase (previous protein_id=AAZ09776.1): MMRRVPVLLSAAYLPEWIAAAKKELKNRDPSTLTIHSINGFDIKPLYLADDVESHPALPGFFPYTRGVHATMYTGRPWTIRQYAGFSTAEESNNFYKTALKNGQQGLSVAFDLATHRGYDSDHPRVTGDVGMAGVAVDSVEDMKLLFNDIPLDKVSVSMTMNGAVIPVLAFFAVAAEESGVSQEKLRGTIQNDILKEFMVRNTYIFPPTPSMRILGDVMAYVSKRQPKFNSISISGYHIQEAGGHGALELAFTIADGLEYIRCAEQRGLTVDDVAPRFSFFFGIGMNFYCEIAKLRAARTLWATYVKKKFNPKNPKSLLLRTHSQTSGWSLTEQDMENNIIRTTIEAMAAVMGGVQSLHTNAFDEAVALPSVQSSRIARNTQIIIQEETCICSVVDPWGGSYMMEALTQEMIKKASAIIDDVEAKGGMTKCIEEGFPKLMIEESAARRQAAIDSGAETIVGVNKYVNPVDKIHETLRIDDQKVRAGQIAALEKLKATRDKAKVQEMLKKVTEACKDENVNILEAAVEAARARATLGEITSAMEEVYGRYVAKNQVVQGVYYNSYLRGGNKEDQNHVAAVKARVDAFAAKEGRRPRIMVAKIGQDGHDRGAKVVATGLADMGYDVDIGPLFQTPEEVARHAVENDVHICGASSLAAGHRTLIPQLIQELKKLGADDIIVTAGGVIPPDDYQSLYDAGVKLIFGPGTPIPKCAEQMIEVLEARQK; this comes from the coding sequence ATGATGCGCCGGGTTCCTGTCTTGCTCTCCGCAGCATACCTACCGGAGTGGATTGCTGCGGCGAAAAAGGAGTTGAAGAACCGCGACCCATCGACCTTGACCATTCATTCTATCAACGGATTCGATATCAAGCCGCTTTACCTCGCCGATGATGTCGAGAGTCACCCGGCGCTGCCTGGCTTCTTCCCATACACCCGTGGCGTGCACGCGACGATGTATACTGGCCGTCCGTGGACTATTCGGCAATACGCTGGCTTCTCGACTGCTGAGGAGTCCAACAATTTCTACAAGACCGCCCTCAAGAACGGTCAGCAAGGTCTCTCCGTTGCGTTTGATCTGGCGACACACCGCGGCTACGACTCTGACCATCCGCGCGTGACCGGTGATGTTGGTATGGCTGGTGTTGCTGTGGATTCAGTTGAGGACATGAAGCTACTCTTCAATGATATTCCTCTGGACAAGGTGAGTGTTTCCATGACTATGAATGGCGCTGTCATCCCTGTTCTCGCCTTTTTCGCGGtagcggcggaggagagcggtGTCTCGCAAGAAAAGCTGCGGGGAACCATTCAGAACGACATATTGAAGGAGTTCATGGTGCGGAACACGTACATTTTCCCTCCAACTCCTTCGATGCGAATCCTTGGTGATGTGATGGCCTACGTGAGCAAGCGTCAGCCGAAGTTCAATAGTATCAGTATCAGTGGCTATCACATCCAAGAGGCAGGTGGTCACGGTGCCTTGGAGCTAGCATTTACCATCGCCGACGGCCTCGAATACATCCGGTGCGCCGAACAGCGCGGTTTGACGGTGGACGATGTGGCGCCGCGCTTTTCCTTCTTCTTTGGGATCGGCATGAACTTCTACTGCGAGATTGCAAAACTTCGGGCCGCCAGGACACTGTGGGCGACGTACGTGAAAAAGAAGTTCAATCCCAAGAATCCTAAGAGTCTGCTTCTGCGAACGCACTCACAGACGTCCGGCTGGTCGCTGACGGAGCAGGACATGGAAAATAACATCATTCGTACGACGATTGAGGCCATGGCAGCTGTGATGGGCGGTGTGCAAAGTCTGCATACGAATGCCTTTGATGAGGCAGTGGCACTCCCGTCAGTACAGAGTTCTCGTATCGCACGTAACACACAGATCATCATTCAGGAAGAAACATGCATTTGCAGCGTTGTCGACCCATGGGGTGGCTCGTATATGATGGAGGCTCTGACGCAGGAGATGATCAAGAAAGCGTCCGCAATCATTGACGACGTGGAGGCGAAGGGCGGTATGACCAAATGTATCGAGGAAGGGTTCCCCAAGCTGATGATAGAGGAGAgcgccgcgcggcggcaggcggccaTTGATTCTGGCGCAGAGACCATTGTTGGCGTTAACAAGTACGTCAACCCAGTCGATAAGATACATGAGACGCTTCGCATCGATGACCAAAAGGTACGTGCAGGTCAGATTGCTGCCTTGGAGAAGCTGAAGGCTACCCGCGACAAGGCCAAGGTACAGGAAATGCTCAAGAAAGTGACGGAGGCTTGTAAGGACGAGAATGTCAATATTCTCGAGGCTGCTGTTGAGGCTGCGCGGGCACGTGCAACGCTCGGCGAGATTACTTCCGCTATGGAGGAGGTCTACGGCCGTTACGTTGCAAAGAACCAGGTAGTGCAAGGCGTGTACTACAACTCCTACCTGAGAGGGGGCAACAAGGAGGATCAGAATCACGTCGCGGCTGTCAAAGCTCGCGTCGACGCCTTCGCTGCGAAGGAAGGTCGTCGCCCGCGCATTATGGTGGCCAAAATAGGCCAGGACGGACACGACCGTGGCGCAAAAGTGGTAGCCACTGGTCTTGCCGACATGGGCTATGATGTAGATATCGGCCCGCTCTTCCAGACCCCCGAGGAGGTTGCCCGCCATGCTGTCGAAAACGATGTGCACATCTGCGGCGCGAGCTCACTGGCTGCAGGTCATCGAACACTGATTCCGCAGCTCATCCAGGAGCTGAAAAAGCTTGGTGCCGACGATATCATTGTCACTGCTGGCGGCGTTATACCACCCGATGACTACCAGAGTCTCTATGACGCCGGCGTAAAACTCATCTTTGGTCCCGGCACGCCCATACCAAAGTGTGCTGAACAGATGATCGAGGTCCTTGAGGCTCGTCAGAAATGA